The segment AGAGTAATCTATGCGTAGTAGAAGGATTATGGCCATTGCCGTTGCGTAGATAGAAGCTAATACAGGCAGAATGTAAAATTTCCTATCAACTAATAGATAATTAGTTATCTTTGGGATAGTTAAAGACGTACAGATATAGGCAGCACTAATTATCCATAAACTATTTACGGCAGTAATCGGTAAGTTGCTTCTCCAACCAGTAATTAGATGTATAAGAATTACAGTGCCAATGACCCCGAGTCCATGACATACGACCGAATTTTGGATTAATCGCTTCACTTTGAATATCCGAATATATTTGTTCTATTTTTAAAGAATCTGCTTCAACACACGGTCCGCTTTTACGCGGGTGATCTTGCGCATCAGTTTTTGCACCACTTCTGGGTAATCTTCCAGTTTTTCTAACTGCTTGTAGGTGCAAATTAGTTGGGTGTGCTGCAGAATGTTCTCAACTTCTTTTTCAAACTTCTCAGTCAGATGGTTGTAGTCATCTTGCACCATGATCGCGTTTTCAAGGTCGAGTTTCCATGCGCGTGGGTTTAGGTTGTTACCTGTGATTAGCATGTAACGCTTATCAACCCAGATACCTTTTAGGTGGAAGCTGTTCGCGTCATGCTTCCAAAGATGGATAGATAACTGGCGGCTTGCAATGTGCGCTTCATTGGCTTTCGCAAATTGACGTAGGTTACGCTCATAAAGGTATGGCAAACCACCGATAGTTTTAAACTCTTGCTCTGGTGAGATAAAGAAATCGTTCGCGGTTTTATCGCCGACCACGATGGTTACTCGTACGCCGCGCTTAATCGCACGTTTGATTTGTTTAGCCACGCTACGTGGGAAATTGAAGTAAGGCGTACAGATGAAAATTTCATCTTTGGCCAATGCCAACAAGTTATTAATGCTTTGATTAAGCTTATTGCGCTTTTTGCCAACGCCTACAATCGGTGTCACCGCGACTTGCTCAGGAGAGACCGGTTGGCTATCAAATTTATAAGCCGCTTTAGCAAGAGAGGCACGCAGTTGGCGTATGCTGGCTTTAATCTCTTTGGTTTCTGGTTTTGCCGGGCAGGCAAGGTTATTGACGGCTGGATGCGCAATCATCTCGTTTTGCACAAACTGCACCATAGTATCTGCCAAATCAGGGTTGTGCAGTACATGGTAGCGGTCAAAACGGTAGCGATCTTGATAGTTTAGGTAGATGTTATTTAAGCTTGCGCCGCTGTAAATCACCGAGTCATCGATGATAAAGCCTTTAAGGTGCAATACACCAAACACTTCTCTGCCACGTACAGGCACGCCATAAACAGGCACCTTGTGTTCGTATTTATCAGAAAAAGCTTTGTACATGCTTGCGTTGGTTTCGCTCGCTTCAGCGCCAATCAAACCACGTTGGGCACGATGCCAATCTACGCAAACATTGATATCTAAACCTGGGTTTCTCTGCTTGGCTTGGTAAAGTTCGCTTAGAATTTCACGACCAGCTTCATCATCCTCTAGGTAGAGGGCAACAAGGTAGATGCGCTTGCTAGCTTCACGTATTGCTTGAATTAAGCGAGTGCGGAAATCTGCCGCAGCGTAAAGAACTTCAAACTGTTCTGGATCTTGTGCAAGGGTAGGAAGATGCTGTAATGAATACCTGTTAGCGATCATATTGAAAGATTAACCTCAAAAATGGCGACAATAGCGTCTGCCAAAAAAGCAGAAGACGGATACTACCAAATCTCTCTACGGATTTACCAGAAATGGCGCAAAGTTCATAAATTATCTACGCAATAATGCTCTGCTTATCAAAATAGTGCATTGGAATAAGGGCTTTCCCACTTCCAGTGTAGCGCGTAAACAGCTGATTTAGGCTATTAGGCAGTGTATCCGCTGAAATAGTGGCAAAACCGTGCTGCTGATAGAAGTTTTCCAAGTGTGGATAAGCAAAACAGTAAGTATTTGTGTTGCATACTTCGGTTTGGCAATGGTTGAGCAGTTGATGCCCCAAACCCAGCTCACGTAGTTCTGGCACCACTAACATGCCTGTGAGCAAGTGATATTGCTCGATAGGACGAAAACGCACCACACACGCCAGTTGATGCTCTAGGTAACCCGCAATGGTCAACTCATTACTTTTGGCTTTACCCGAAGGATAGTGCGCTTTGTATAAACGCGCGACTAGCGGCAATTTTATTGGATCCAGCGTTTCTATTCTGAGTTGGCGCATTCTCTATCCGGTCATATCTATGTAGAATGGCGGCAGTGTAAATGACGAAACTTGCCTGATGCAATTAAATCCC is part of the Vibrio ponticus genome and harbors:
- the pssA gene encoding CDP-diacylglycerol--serine O-phosphatidyltransferase, which translates into the protein MIANRYSLQHLPTLAQDPEQFEVLYAAADFRTRLIQAIREASKRIYLVALYLEDDEAGREILSELYQAKQRNPGLDINVCVDWHRAQRGLIGAEASETNASMYKAFSDKYEHKVPVYGVPVRGREVFGVLHLKGFIIDDSVIYSGASLNNIYLNYQDRYRFDRYHVLHNPDLADTMVQFVQNEMIAHPAVNNLACPAKPETKEIKASIRQLRASLAKAAYKFDSQPVSPEQVAVTPIVGVGKKRNKLNQSINNLLALAKDEIFICTPYFNFPRSVAKQIKRAIKRGVRVTIVVGDKTANDFFISPEQEFKTIGGLPYLYERNLRQFAKANEAHIASRQLSIHLWKHDANSFHLKGIWVDKRYMLITGNNLNPRAWKLDLENAIMVQDDYNHLTEKFEKEVENILQHTQLICTYKQLEKLEDYPEVVQKLMRKITRVKADRVLKQIL
- a CDS encoding GNAT family N-acetyltransferase, with translation MRQLRIETLDPIKLPLVARLYKAHYPSGKAKSNELTIAGYLEHQLACVVRFRPIEQYHLLTGMLVVPELRELGLGHQLLNHCQTEVCNTNTYCFAYPHLENFYQQHGFATISADTLPNSLNQLFTRYTGSGKALIPMHYFDKQSIIA